A genomic stretch from Numida meleagris isolate 19003 breed g44 Domestic line chromosome 2, NumMel1.0, whole genome shotgun sequence includes:
- the SMIM13 gene encoding small integral membrane protein 13, with protein sequence MWQSIGLTLLVIVATLACVLLFMLCGWYVVWQLFLSKFKFLRELIGDTGSQQGDNEPSETEAEQETPPSPQRGRQKSARQRRAPAEETT encoded by the exons ATGTGGCAGAGCATCGGGCTGACCCTGCTGGTGATCGTGGCCACCTTGGCCTGTGTGCTGCTCTTCATGCTCTGCG GCTGGTATGTGGTCTGGCAATTGTTTTTGTCTAAATTCAAATTCCTGAGAGAATTGATAGGTGATACGGGTTCCCAGCAAGGGGACAACGAGCCTTCGGAGACAGAAGCTGAACAGGAGACTCCACCCTCACCACAGAGAGGTAGACAGAAATCTGCTCGGCAGCGAAGGGCACCTGCAGAAGAAACAACTTAA